In Bradyrhizobium sp. 200, the sequence GCCTCAAAGAGATTGCCAGCACAATCGATGCAGGAAAGTAGTGGGCTGCCTACGCCGCGGGCTGCCATGGCGCCACGGCGAAGCAACAATGCCCGTTCGCCGTGGCGCGCCCTCTCTTCACCGCCCTTCCCCGCCCGTCACTGCGCGCCGGATCCCCCCGCCACGATCTTCTCGTTCAGTTTCTGATCGACGGTCTGGACCGTGCGGTCGATCTCGGCGCTGGGCACGCCGAGCTGATCCGAAACCAGCTTCACCAGGAGGTCGACCCGCTCGATGAAAGGCGCGCCGCCGGCCACCGCTCGCGCTGCCGATGACGGCTTGAGCAGGCTTTCCGCCGCCCTGGCGTATTTCTCGAAAGGCACCTGATCCGCCGGGTCGGCCCCCAGACGCCGGGCGATGCCGTCGACATGGTCATAGATCGACTGCGAGAGTTTCAGGTCGCCGTGCACGGCATCGCGGATTGACTGCGGCTCGTGCGGCGTGATGCAGCGGTAATTCCCGGTCAGCAGCATCGACCATTTGGCCAGCGGGACGAACAGCGAGTCGAACACCTTGAGCTTTACCGGAACGTCCTTGCCATCCAGCGTCACCGCATCGATATCAGCTTCGAGTTCGCGAAGCATCTTGTTGTGTTGCGCGTCTTCGAAGGCGGCGGCCTTGAAGTTGGTCGGCAGGCCGACATGAAGGACGTTCGCCGCCTCTTCCGGCGGACGGAAGGCCTGCGGATCGGGCGAGCACAGCGACACCAGTCCCGGCTTGAACCGCTCCCATACCAGCGCATTGGTATAGGCCTCCTCCAGATCCATCTCCGCCAGCGCCGGGATCCGCTTGAGATAGGGCAAGGGCGGCATGTTCATGATCGAAAGGCAAGGCAGTTTTGCCTCGGCGATCTTGATCATCAGAACCCGGATCGTATGGTTGGTGTATTGCGGCTCCTGCATCGCAAGGCCGACCAGGTCGTAGCGGGAAAGGTCGACCTCGGCGGGCGTGGTCGCGTCCAGTCTGCCGGGCAGATCGCGTGAGAAGATAGCCCGGTGCACCGCCTCGTCGCGCAGCTTGATACGAACCTCGGTGCCGTCGCGATTGATGAGTTCAGCCGTCTTCCTCCGGCAAACCAGGGTCACGTTGTGACCCGCCATCAAAAGCTTCGTCGCCAGCAAGGAGCCGTAAGAGGCCCCAAGGATCAGAATGTTGCGCGCCATACTCTCTCTTTCACAAATGATGCGGGATTTTCTTGAACGCCCCGACCCCAGGCGGAGCCC encodes:
- a CDS encoding 2-dehydropantoate 2-reductase, translated to MARNILILGASYGSLLATKLLMAGHNVTLVCRRKTAELINRDGTEVRIKLRDEAVHRAIFSRDLPGRLDATTPAEVDLSRYDLVGLAMQEPQYTNHTIRVLMIKIAEAKLPCLSIMNMPPLPYLKRIPALAEMDLEEAYTNALVWERFKPGLVSLCSPDPQAFRPPEEAANVLHVGLPTNFKAAAFEDAQHNKMLRELEADIDAVTLDGKDVPVKLKVFDSLFVPLAKWSMLLTGNYRCITPHEPQSIRDAVHGDLKLSQSIYDHVDGIARRLGADPADQVPFEKYARAAESLLKPSSAARAVAGGAPFIERVDLLVKLVSDQLGVPSAEIDRTVQTVDQKLNEKIVAGGSGAQ